A genomic window from Pseudomonas argentinensis includes:
- a CDS encoding LemA family protein — MDISTLIIIAVLVVVVFYVISVYNRLVSLRNRYQNGFAQIEVQLKRRYDLIPNLVETAKAYLAHERETLEAVIAARNGAVDGLKQASQNPGDAQSMNLLANAEGVLKDAMGRLNVTVEAYPDLKASQNMQQLSEELSSTENKVAFARQAYNDAVTAYNAYRQSFPPVVLAGAFGHGSDAALLEFADSAAIQDAPKVSF, encoded by the coding sequence ATGGATATCTCCACCCTTATCATCATCGCCGTACTGGTCGTGGTGGTCTTCTACGTGATCAGCGTCTACAACCGCCTGGTCAGCCTGCGCAACCGCTACCAGAACGGCTTCGCGCAGATCGAGGTGCAGCTCAAGCGCCGCTACGACCTGATCCCCAACCTGGTGGAAACCGCCAAGGCCTACCTGGCCCACGAGCGGGAAACCCTCGAGGCGGTGATTGCCGCGCGTAATGGCGCGGTCGACGGCCTCAAGCAGGCCTCGCAGAATCCGGGCGATGCCCAGAGCATGAACCTGCTGGCCAATGCCGAAGGCGTACTGAAGGACGCCATGGGCCGCCTCAACGTGACCGTCGAGGCCTACCCGGATCTCAAGGCCTCGCAGAACATGCAGCAGCTCAGCGAAGAGCTCTCCAGCACCGAGAACAAGGTGGCCTTCGCCCGCCAGGCCTACAACGATGCGGTCACCGCCTACAACGCCTACCGCCAGAGCTTCCCACCGGTGGTGCTGGCCGGTGCCTTCGGTCATGGCAGCGATGCGGCGCTGCTGGAGTTCGCCGACAGCGCGGCGATTCAGGACGCGCCCAAAGTCTCCTTCTGA
- a CDS encoding CAP domain-containing protein: MNDSPKRVRQIVTAALLLCASAAGTARGDEAAQLAKLINSYREAGQSCGGQSSPAAGPLAPDRRLAGQKVNSSEQLQQALQQAGYQAAAVQLIRVTGPDTPEAAMAMLQQSYCKQLQDAQFADIGVLHQGNSWQVVLGRALLPARLGDWQEEGKAILEAVNQARGTARKCGDQPFDAAQPLRWSDALGQAALAHSRDMAMNSLFSHQGSDRSLVGARATAAGYTWTVIGENIAAGQGRAQQVVEGWLASPSHCYNLMNPDFHEMGAAYASNPQSQATIYWTQVFGAAGRSGL; encoded by the coding sequence ATGAATGATTCACCCAAGCGGGTTCGGCAGATCGTTACGGCAGCGCTGCTGCTCTGCGCGAGTGCCGCAGGGACTGCGAGGGGCGATGAAGCCGCGCAATTGGCCAAGCTGATCAACAGCTATCGCGAGGCCGGGCAGAGTTGTGGTGGGCAGTCCAGCCCGGCAGCCGGCCCGCTGGCGCCCGACCGGCGCCTGGCTGGGCAGAAGGTCAATTCTTCCGAGCAGTTGCAGCAGGCCCTGCAGCAGGCCGGTTATCAGGCCGCGGCCGTGCAACTGATCCGCGTCACCGGCCCCGATACGCCCGAAGCGGCCATGGCCATGCTGCAACAGTCCTATTGCAAGCAGCTGCAGGATGCACAGTTCGCCGATATCGGCGTGCTTCACCAAGGCAACAGCTGGCAGGTGGTGCTGGGTCGCGCGCTATTGCCGGCGCGCCTGGGCGACTGGCAGGAGGAAGGCAAGGCGATTCTCGAGGCAGTCAACCAGGCCCGTGGCACGGCGCGTAAATGTGGCGACCAGCCGTTCGATGCGGCGCAGCCGTTGCGCTGGAGCGATGCCCTGGGCCAGGCGGCCCTGGCCCACAGCCGCGACATGGCGATGAACAGCCTGTTCAGTCACCAGGGCAGCGACCGCAGCCTGGTCGGCGCCCGGGCCACCGCCGCCGGCTACACCTGGACGGTGATCGGCGAGAACATCGCCGCCGGCCAGGGGCGCGCCCAGCAGGTGGTCGAAGGCTGGCTGGCCAGCCCCTCGCACTGCTACAACCTGATGAATCCGGATTTCCACGAAATGGGCGCGGCCTACGCCAGCAACCCGCAGAGCCAGGCGACCATCTACTGGACCCAGGTGTTTGGCGCGGCGGGACGCTCGGGGCTCTAG
- a CDS encoding M48 family metallopeptidase, which produces MDFFEHQDRARRNTSRLVILLMLAVVTLVVSTTLVIAVAWQVYQYGNYSLEALSGELLFSVAAVVVGVVLLGWAFKAAQLRAGGKVVAERLGGRLLNLKPEGLHEQRVLNVVEEMALAAGVPVPPVYLLEEPAINAFAAGLRPENAVIGVTRGAIERLDRDELQGVIAHEFSHILHGDMRLNTRLVAVLHGILLLGLIGELLMRGVGHSGAARSSSRSDDKGRGNAVALVMVVGLALLVIGYAGTFFGNLIKAAVSRQREFLADASAVQYTRNPNGIAGALKKLGAGSRLEASHAAEYSHMYFGQGLALSRMMATHPPLEERIRRIDPHWNGVVLGDEVFEAPTQPAAPQQPETAGFSAAAASAAIASIGEPQPLHLEEARESLAQIDERLRDAAHDPHGALAILYGLLLGPDDATRQQRMTWMQANLPPLLADRLLELAQPLRQLPAGRRLPLLELAIPALKQLEPQDFVSLKRDIGTLLISTQQLGFMEWTLLRIVERNLGMQRPVQGRLPLAALGNESGVLLAALARAGSATEQAASAAFQAAWNTLPFTARPFAEQPRAGIGGLNDALNRLNQMRPLQKPQLLKAMARCIEHDGRISAGEAELMRAVADTLDCPMPPLLRDRQA; this is translated from the coding sequence ATGGATTTCTTCGAGCATCAGGATCGCGCCCGACGTAACACCTCGCGCCTGGTGATCCTGCTGATGCTGGCGGTGGTCACCCTGGTGGTCAGCACCACCCTGGTGATCGCCGTGGCCTGGCAGGTCTACCAATACGGTAATTACAGTCTCGAGGCACTGAGCGGGGAACTGCTGTTCAGCGTGGCTGCGGTGGTGGTCGGCGTGGTGCTCCTCGGCTGGGCGTTCAAGGCCGCGCAATTGCGCGCCGGCGGCAAGGTGGTCGCCGAGCGCCTTGGCGGGCGCCTGCTCAACCTCAAGCCCGAAGGCCTGCACGAGCAACGGGTGCTCAACGTGGTGGAAGAAATGGCCCTGGCCGCCGGCGTGCCGGTGCCGCCCGTGTACCTCCTCGAAGAACCGGCCATCAACGCCTTCGCCGCCGGGCTGCGGCCGGAGAACGCCGTGATCGGGGTGACCCGCGGCGCCATCGAACGGCTCGACCGCGATGAGCTGCAGGGCGTCATCGCCCACGAATTCAGCCACATTCTGCATGGCGACATGCGCCTCAATACCCGCCTGGTGGCGGTGCTGCACGGCATCCTGCTGCTCGGCCTGATCGGCGAGCTGCTGATGCGTGGGGTCGGCCATAGCGGCGCGGCCCGTTCCTCCAGCCGCTCGGACGACAAGGGCCGTGGCAACGCGGTCGCGCTGGTCATGGTGGTCGGCCTGGCGTTGCTGGTGATCGGCTACGCCGGCACCTTCTTCGGCAACCTGATCAAGGCCGCGGTCAGCCGCCAGCGCGAGTTCCTCGCCGACGCCTCGGCCGTGCAGTACACCCGCAACCCCAACGGCATCGCCGGCGCCCTCAAGAAGCTCGGCGCCGGCTCGCGCCTGGAAGCCAGCCACGCCGCCGAGTACAGCCATATGTACTTCGGCCAGGGCCTGGCGCTGAGCCGGATGATGGCCACCCATCCGCCGCTGGAAGAGCGTATCCGCCGTATCGATCCACACTGGAACGGCGTGGTCCTCGGCGACGAGGTGTTCGAGGCCCCGACGCAGCCTGCAGCGCCTCAGCAACCCGAAACCGCAGGCTTCAGCGCCGCCGCCGCAAGCGCCGCCATCGCCAGCATCGGCGAGCCGCAACCGCTGCACCTGGAAGAAGCCCGCGAGAGCCTGGCGCAGATCGACGAGCGCCTACGCGACGCCGCCCACGACCCCCACGGCGCACTGGCGATTCTCTACGGCCTGCTGCTCGGCCCCGACGACGCCACCCGTCAGCAACGCATGACCTGGATGCAGGCCAACCTGCCGCCCCTGCTGGCCGACCGCCTGCTGGAACTCGCCCAGCCATTGCGACAGTTGCCCGCCGGGCGTCGCCTGCCACTGCTGGAGCTGGCCATTCCCGCGCTCAAGCAACTCGAACCCCAGGATTTCGTCAGCCTCAAGCGCGATATCGGCACCCTGCTGATCAGCACGCAGCAGCTGGGTTTCATGGAATGGACGCTGCTGCGCATCGTCGAACGCAACCTGGGCATGCAACGCCCCGTGCAGGGTCGCCTGCCGCTGGCCGCGCTTGGCAATGAAAGCGGCGTGCTGCTGGCGGCGCTGGCGCGGGCCGGCAGTGCCACGGAGCAGGCAGCCAGCGCGGCCTTCCAGGCGGCCTGGAACACCTTGCCGTTCACCGCCCGGCCCTTTGCCGAACAGCCCCGCGCCGGGATCGGCGGGTTGAACGACGCGCTCAACCGCCTCAACCAGATGCGCCCGCTGCAGAAGCCGCAGTTGCTCAAGGCCATGGCCCGCTGCATCGAGCACGACGGGCGGATCAGCGCAGGCGAGGCGGAATTGATGCGCGCCGTCGCCGATACCCTGGATTGCCCGATGCCGCCGCTGTTGCGAGATAGGCAGGCCTGA